A segment of the Micromonospora sediminicola genome:
CTCCTGCGGGGTGGACGCCTCGTTGACCCACCCGACGGTGAGGCCGAGCAGGGTGTAGACCGGCTCCATCCACTCGGCGTCGCGGCGGGCCAGGTAGTCGTTGACGGTGAGCACGTGCACCGGGCCGTTGCCCAGCCGGACGTGCCCGTACGCGGCGACGGTGGCGGTCAGCGTCTTGCCCTCACCGGTGGCCATCTCGGCGACCTTGCCGGACAGCAGCGCCATGGCGCCGAGCAGCTGCACGTCGTACGGGCGCTGGTCGAGCCCGCGCCGGGCCGCCTCACGGCCGATCGCGCAGATCTCCTCGTACTTCTCGGCCTGCCCGGCCGCCTCGGTCAGCTCGGCGTCGGAGAGCTGCTCCAGCTCGGCCTCGCGGGCCTCGATCGCCGGCAGCAGCTTCTCCAGCGGCGCCAGGTCGACAGTCGTCCCGGGGCGCTGGAGGAACCGGCGGAACCTGGTCTTCAACCGTTGCGACACACCCATGAGCCGCAACGGTACGCGAACCGCAGCCGATTGTGACCCCCGCCCGGCGCCGCCGCCACGCCGTGTCCGGATTTCGGCCGGTCGCCCCAGGTCAGGCGCGCGATGGGTGGATCAGGCCACGAGAAGCTGGTGGGTGGCCAGCTCCCGGTAGAGCGGGCTGGCGGTGGTCAGCTCGTCGTGCGTGCCGACGGCCACCACCCGGCCGCCGTCGAGCACCACGATCTGGTCGGCGTCGACCACGGTCGACAGGCGGTGCGCCACGATCAGCAGGGTCCGCCGCACCGCCACCGCGTCGATCGCCCGGCGCAGCGCCGCCTCGTTGCGCGCGTCGAGATTGCTCGTCGGCTCGTCGAGCAGCAGCACCGGCGGCCCGGCCAGCAGCGCCCGGGCGATGGCCAGCCGCTGCCGTTCCCCACCGGAGAGCAGCACACCGCCCTCCCCGACCTGGACGTCCAGCCCGTCGGCGGTCCGGTCGGCCAGGTGACCCAGGTTGACCTCGTCCAGCACGCCGCGCAGCCGGTCGTCGGTGGCGTCGGGCGCGGTGATCAGGAGGTTGTCGCGCAGCGTGCCGGCGAGCACCGGCGCCTCCTGCTCGACGTAGCCGAGCCGGGCGCGCAGCGCGTCGCGGGGAAGCTCCCGCACGTCCACGCCGTCCAGGCGCACCGCGCCCTCGCCCACCTCGTAGAAGCGTTCGACGAGCGCCAGCAGGGTGGACTTGCCGGCGCCGGACGGGCCGACGAGCGCGGTGCGGCTGCCGGCGGGCACGGTGAAGCTCACCTCGCGCAGCACCGGCGGGCCGCCGGGATAGCCGAAACCGACCCGGTCGAACTCGACCCGGGCGGGAACGCCGGCGGTCGGCACGGTCACGGCGGCCGACGGCCGGTCGTCGACCCGCTCGTCCGCGACGGTGAGGATCTCCTCGATCCGGGCCAGCGCGCCCAGCCCGCTCTGCAGCTGCGTGTAGGCGTGCACCGCCTGGCCCAGCGGCAGCACCAGGAAGAACAGGAACATCACGAAGGCGACCAGGTCGCCCACACTGATCGCCCCGGCCGCCACCCGGGCCCCGCCCACGGCCAGCACCAGCAGGAAGGCGCCCTGCACGGTGACCGTGCTGGCCGGCCCGACCACCGCCTGGGCCCGGGCCACCCGCAGACCGGCGTCGTACGCCGCGGTCGCGCTGGTCACCACGGTGGCGGTCTCCCGGCCCTCGGCCCGGCTGGCCCGGATGGTCCGCGCCGCGGAGATCGCCCGCTCGACGGCCGAGGTCATCTCCCCGACGCGTTCCTGGGCGCGGCGGGCCAGGCCCCGCACCCGGCGGGCGACGGTGACCGCGAAGCCCACGCCGACCGCGACCGCGGCCAGCGTCACCCCGAACAGCAGCGGGTCCAGCAGCAGCATCGCGGTGCCGGCGCCGACCACCATCACCGCGCCGGTGACGGTCTCGAACAGGCCGGACGTGACCACCGCCCGCAGCAGCGTGGTGTCGGCGCCGACCCGGGACAGCAGGTCACCGGTGCGGCGCCGGTCGTACTCGACGATCGGCAGGCGCAGCAGGTGCCCGGCCAGCCGTCGGCGGACCCCCAGCACGAGTCCCTCGCCGGTGCGTTGCAGCAGGTAGTCGCGGAGCCCACCGAGCAGCGCGCCGGCCACCACCAGGACGACCAGCGCGACCACCAGCGCGCCGGCCGGCCGGTCGGCGGTGATCCGGTCCAGCACGGCGCGGGTGAGCAGCGGCTGGGCGAGCGCGGCGGCGGCGCCGGAGAGCGACAACGCGCCCACCGCGACGAGGGTGCCGCGGTGGGCGCGCAGGTAGGGCAGCAACGCGGCGAGCCCCGGCGTCGGGCCGGCTTCGACGGTCATGACCCGAACGGTAGCCGGACGCCGCACCGGGACGGCCGCGGGCGCACCCGGGGTCAGCCGGTCAGGACCACCTGCAGTTCCGAGCGGCGGCGCTCGGCCAGGTCGGTCAGCAGGGTCGGCGCCTCGTCCAGCGGCGCCACCGCGGAGACCACGTGCTTGCGGATCTCCTCGCCGTACTGGCGCAGCAGCTCCACCGTCTCGGCGGAGAGCCGTTCCCGGTCCCAGGTCGGGGCGAGGCCACGGGGCACCCGGCCGATCTGCGCGCAGCGCAGCGACAGCCCGTTGTGGTGGAACTCCTCGCCGAGCCGGACCGCGGTCGCGCCGCCCTGGTAGAAGGCCAGGTCGATCACGGTGCCCTGGGGCCGCAGCAGCCGCAGCGCCAGCTGCAACGCCCAGTCCTGGCCCCGGCACTGGAACACCACGTCCGCGCCCCGGTCGCCGGCGGCGTGGTTCCACCGGGTCTTGAGCACCACCGCCGGGTCGTCGGCCTCCGGGTCGAGCGTCTCCAGGCCGAGCGCCTCGGCCACCTGACGGCGGGCCGGCGTCGGGTCCACCACGACCACCGAGGCGGCGCCGTGGCGGCGGGCGAACAGCGCGGTGAGCAGGGCGACCACGCCGCTACCGACCACCGCGACCCGGCGGCCGCGTACCCCGTCGCCGAGCGTGCGCACGTCCGTGCCGCACAGGTCGGCGGCGGCGTGCAGCAGCCCGTTGGCGCAGATCGGGCCCATGTGCGCGACGTAGACGCCGAGCAGCGGGTCGAGGTCGTCGGGCAACGGCACGAACCGCTCGGCCACCGGGTCGGCGACCCAGCCGCTGCGGTGGCCGTACGTCATGGCCCCGACCGTGCCCAGCGCGACCGCCGGCGTGCGGCTCTCCACCACCCGGCCGACCTGCATGTAACCGAGCCGGGTCACCGGGTACGGGGTGCTCGCCTCCCCCGGCCGGAACAGCCCGAGCGCGGCGTCCCAGGTGACGTGCAGATAGGGGTTGGTGCCCTTGACGTAGCTCAGCTCGGTGCCGGCGGAGACGCCGCTGAAGAGCGTCTCCACCCGGAAGGCGCCCTCGCGAAGCTCGGCCGCCTCCTGCTCGACCAGCTCGACCCGGCCCGGGCCGCTGACCACCACCACCCGGTCACGCATCGACACCCACCCCCGCGTCCGCGACCGCGGCCGTGAGCCGGGCCGCCGGGCCGGTGGGCAGCGCCACCGGACGGCCGGTCCGCGCCGACTCGGCGACCGCCAGCGCGAGCCGCTGGGTGCGCAGGGCCTCGGCGTACGGGACCCGGACGTCGTCGCCGACGCCCCGGACGGCGTCGACGAAGGCCCGGTCGACGGCGACCCGGGCGCCGTCCGGGTCGGCGGGCAGGTGCCGCTCGCCGTCCGCGTCGCGGATCGTCAGGCCGTCCTCGGCCAGCGACAGGGCCAGGCCGTCGGCGAGGATCTCCAGCCCGGCCCGGTGCTTCCAGGTGAGCACGCAGGCCGCGGCGAGCGTGCCGACCGCCCCGGAGGCGAAGCGCAGCGTGGCCGCGGTGACCGAGTCGATGTCGGCGCCGTCGACCGGCGGCGGCGTCCCGTCGCCGTACGCGGTGACCTCGGTGGCCTCACCGACCAGCAGCCGGACCAGGTCCAGCACGTGGGCGGCCTGCTCGACCACCGGGCCACCGGAGCGGTCCCGCCGGGCCCACCAGGCGACCGGCGGCACCTTGTCCAGCCAGGCGCCGTTGACCATGCGCACCGGACGGTCCGCGAGCAGCCGCCGCGCCTCCTCGACCACGTGCAGGTAGCGCCAGTGGTGCCCGACGCCGGTCAGCAGGCCGCGCCGCTGCACCAGGTCGGCGATCCGCTCGGCCGTCTCCAGGTCGACCGCGACCGGCTTCTCCACGAACATCGGTACGCCGGCGGCGACGACCGCCTCCTCCGCCGGGCCGTGGGCGAACGGCGGCACGCAGACGTACACCGCGTCCGGGCCGGCGGCGAGCAGCTCCTCCACGTCCCGGAAGGTCCGCCCGCCGTGCGCGTCGGCGAGCGCCCGCGCCGCGTCCGGCGCGACGTCGGTCACACCGAGCAGTTCCACGTCCTCGAACCCCGTGAGCACGCGGGCGTGGCGTTGCGCCACCCCGCCGGCTCCGACCAGTCCCACCCGCATCCGACCGCCCCTCCCACCACGACTGAACAAACCGTCGACAGCACTCCCCTGGCCGGCGTCCCGCCAAACGCGAGGTGGTGCGCAACGCAACGTTCATCCGCCGGGAACCACCCGGTACGCACCTGGTGATCGAGTTGTTAGGCAAGATCCGGTTAGCGCGGATGCGGTACTGGGAAAAACAGGAGTTCGCGATTCCGCCACTGATGGGGGTGCCCGTGCGGGATTCAGATGTGACCGTCTCACCGGTGGTGGAGGCGTGGGCCACGTACCGGACCAGTACGGCCGGCGACTGGCCGGCCCGTCGGCTGGTCCGGGCCAAGGGGAACAGCCGGGTCAGCGTGGTGCTGCCGGCACGTAACGAGGAGGCCACGGTCGGCGCGATCGTGTCGACGATCCGGGAACACCTGATCGACCGGGTGCCACTGGTCGACGAGCTGATCGTGGTGGACTCCCGGTCCACCGACCGCACCGCCCAGGTGGCCCGCGCGGCCGGCGCCGAGGTGGTGAGCCAGGACGCGATGACGCGTGGCCTGCCGCGCCTGACCGGCAAGGGCGACGCGCTCTGGGCCGGCCTGGCAGCGGCCGAGGGGGACATCGTCGCGTTCGTCGACGCCGACCTGCGCGAGTTCCGGCCGCACTTCGTCACCGGGCTGCTCGGTCCGCTGCTCACCGATCCGAGCGTGGACTTCGTGAAGGGCTTCTACCACCGGCCCCTGGTCGGTGCGACGAGCGTCGAGCCCGACGGCGGCGGCCGGGTGACGGAGCTGATGGCCCGGCCGCTGCTCAACCTGTTCTGGCCGGAGCTGGCCGGCTTCGTGCAGCCCCTCGCCGGTGAGTACGCCGGCCGCCGCGACGTCCTGGAGCGGGTGCCGTTCGTCACCGGGTACGGCGTCGAGACGGCCATGCTGATCGACCTGCTGGAGCTGGTCGGGTTGGACGCGCTGGCCCAGGTCGACCTGGGTGAGCGCAAGCACCGGCACCAGGACACCGCCGCGCTGGGCCGGATGTCGGCGCAGATCATGCTGACCGCCTGGTCGCGGCTGCAACGGCGCGGCTGGGCGGCGCCCGGGGTGGCACCGACCGCGCTGCTGACCCAGTTCCGGCGGGGCGGCTCGGAGGCACTGCCCAACCTGGACCGGGAGATCGTCGTCAACGACGTCTCGGTCGAGGAACGGCCGCCGCTGGCGCAGCTGCGGCACCGCATCCCGCACCGCCGGGTCGCCGCGTGAGTGCGAGGAGTGAGCTTGCGAGCCCCGCAGTCACGAACAACAGCAGGTGCCGCGTGACACCGGAAACACTGAGAGAGGACAGCGCATGACGCTCACCGTGCTGATGAACGCCGGGCCGTGGCTGTCCGTGCCGCCGCCCGGCTACGGCGGGATCGAGAACGTCGTCGCCACGCTGGTGCCGGAGCTGCGCCGGCTCGGCGTACGGGTGGTGCTGGCCTCGGTGGAGAGCAGCACGTTGCCGGTGGACGAGAAGATCGCGGTCTTCCCGGACGGGCAGTTCTCCGCGTTGCAGCGGCCGTACAACCAGGTCTGCGGCGTGTCGCAGGCGCACCTGGCCGGCGTGGTGCGGGCGTTGCACCGCCGGGACGACATCGACCTGGTGCACGACCACGTGGAGGCGGTCGGGCTGGCCACGATGGCCGCGATGGGCCCGGACGCCCCGCCCGCGCTGCACACGCTGCACTGGGACCTGGCCAAGCACCCGGAGCTGTACGGCACCCTCGACGGCGGCGACCGGGTCCG
Coding sequences within it:
- a CDS encoding ABC transporter ATP-binding protein, giving the protein MTVEAGPTPGLAALLPYLRAHRGTLVAVGALSLSGAAAALAQPLLTRAVLDRITADRPAGALVVALVVLVVAGALLGGLRDYLLQRTGEGLVLGVRRRLAGHLLRLPIVEYDRRRTGDLLSRVGADTTLLRAVVTSGLFETVTGAVMVVGAGTAMLLLDPLLFGVTLAAVAVGVGFAVTVARRVRGLARRAQERVGEMTSAVERAISAARTIRASRAEGRETATVVTSATAAYDAGLRVARAQAVVGPASTVTVQGAFLLVLAVGGARVAAGAISVGDLVAFVMFLFFLVLPLGQAVHAYTQLQSGLGALARIEEILTVADERVDDRPSAAVTVPTAGVPARVEFDRVGFGYPGGPPVLREVSFTVPAGSRTALVGPSGAGKSTLLALVERFYEVGEGAVRLDGVDVRELPRDALRARLGYVEQEAPVLAGTLRDNLLITAPDATDDRLRGVLDEVNLGHLADRTADGLDVQVGEGGVLLSGGERQRLAIARALLAGPPVLLLDEPTSNLDARNEAALRRAIDAVAVRRTLLIVAHRLSTVVDADQIVVLDGGRVVAVGTHDELTTASPLYRELATHQLLVA
- a CDS encoding zinc-binding dehydrogenase, whose translation is MRDRVVVVSGPGRVELVEQEAAELREGAFRVETLFSGVSAGTELSYVKGTNPYLHVTWDAALGLFRPGEASTPYPVTRLGYMQVGRVVESRTPAVALGTVGAMTYGHRSGWVADPVAERFVPLPDDLDPLLGVYVAHMGPICANGLLHAAADLCGTDVRTLGDGVRGRRVAVVGSGVVALLTALFARRHGAASVVVVDPTPARRQVAEALGLETLDPEADDPAVVLKTRWNHAAGDRGADVVFQCRGQDWALQLALRLLRPQGTVIDLAFYQGGATAVRLGEEFHHNGLSLRCAQIGRVPRGLAPTWDRERLSAETVELLRQYGEEIRKHVVSAVAPLDEAPTLLTDLAERRRSELQVVLTG
- a CDS encoding Gfo/Idh/MocA family protein, translated to MRVGLVGAGGVAQRHARVLTGFEDVELLGVTDVAPDAARALADAHGGRTFRDVEELLAAGPDAVYVCVPPFAHGPAEEAVVAAGVPMFVEKPVAVDLETAERIADLVQRRGLLTGVGHHWRYLHVVEEARRLLADRPVRMVNGAWLDKVPPVAWWARRDRSGGPVVEQAAHVLDLVRLLVGEATEVTAYGDGTPPPVDGADIDSVTAATLRFASGAVGTLAAACVLTWKHRAGLEILADGLALSLAEDGLTIRDADGERHLPADPDGARVAVDRAFVDAVRGVGDDVRVPYAEALRTQRLALAVAESARTGRPVALPTGPAARLTAAVADAGVGVDA
- a CDS encoding glucosyl-3-phosphoglycerate synthase, producing MGVPVRDSDVTVSPVVEAWATYRTSTAGDWPARRLVRAKGNSRVSVVLPARNEEATVGAIVSTIREHLIDRVPLVDELIVVDSRSTDRTAQVARAAGAEVVSQDAMTRGLPRLTGKGDALWAGLAAAEGDIVAFVDADLREFRPHFVTGLLGPLLTDPSVDFVKGFYHRPLVGATSVEPDGGGRVTELMARPLLNLFWPELAGFVQPLAGEYAGRRDVLERVPFVTGYGVETAMLIDLLELVGLDALAQVDLGERKHRHQDTAALGRMSAQIMLTAWSRLQRRGWAAPGVAPTALLTQFRRGGSEALPNLDREIVVNDVSVEERPPLAQLRHRIPHRRVAA